Proteins from one Camelina sativa cultivar DH55 chromosome 8, Cs, whole genome shotgun sequence genomic window:
- the LOC104707978 gene encoding uncharacterized protein LOC104707978: MGVLTNKVERDELKPGDHIYTYRAVFAYSHHGVFVGGCKVVHFKPEHSLISSTLASSSSSSVSEVDDSSEAPCPTFPDCGYKQPKSGVVLSCLDCFLKKGSLYRFEYGVSSSIFLSRFRGGTCTTAPSDPFQTVIHRAMHLLQNGFGNYDVFQNNCEDFALYCKTGLLILDKNGVGRSGQASSMLGAPLAALLSSPLTLLIPNPVGVATVTAGVYCMSRYATDIGVRNDVIKVPVEDLALNLGFKTLKRKRKAFDTSVSR, encoded by the exons ATGGGTGTGCTCACGAACAAGGTTGAGAGAGACGAGCTTAAACCTGGTGATCACATCTACACTTACCGAGCCGTCTTCGCCTATTCTCACCACG GCGTATTTGTTGGTGGTTGCAAAGTGGTTCATTTCAAACCTGAGCACAGCTTAATATCTTCCACactagcttcttcttcgtcctcttcaGTTTCAGAGGTTGATGATTCTTCAGAAGCTCCTTGCCCTACATTTCCTGACTGTGGATACAAACAACCAAAGAGTGGAGTAGTACTTTCTTGCCTTGACTGCTTCCTCAAGAAGGGTTCACTTTACCGTTTTGAATATGGAGTCAGCTCTTCGATTTTCCTCTCCAGATTCCGAGGTGGAACTTGCACAACCGCTCCATCTGACCCGTTTCAAACAGTCATCCATAGAGCAATGCACCTTCTCCAAAACGGATTTGGTAACTACGACGTTTTCCAAAATAACTGTGAAGATTTTGCTCTCTACTGCAAGACAGGGTTGCTCATTCTGGATAAGAACGGGGTTGGGAGAAGCGGTCAAGCTAGCTCCATGCTGGGAGCTCCTCTTGCTGCACTCCTCTCTTCACCTCTCACATTGTTGATCCCAAATCCTGTTGGTGTTGCAACTGTCACTGCTGGCGTGTATTGTATGAGCAGGTATGCTACTGATATCGGTGTTAGAAACGATGTGATCAAGGTTCCCGTTGAGGATTTGGCTCTGAACCTTGGCTTTAAAACCCtcaagagaaaaaggaaagctTTTGACACCAGCGTTTCCAGGTGA
- the LOC104707977 gene encoding aluminum-activated malate transporter 10-like translates to MASQEAGKLEWRISVDNGTTERLVPKSVLSVRIFHWLKDLVMMVIVERIANFMRKAWRIGADDPAKVVHCLKVGLALSLVSIFYYMRPLYDGVGGNAMWAIMTVVVVFESNVGATFSKCVNRVVATILAGSLGIAVHWVATQSGKAEVFVIGCSVFLFAFTATYSRFVPSFKARFDYGAMIFILTFSLVSVGGYRVDKLVDMAQQRVSTIAIGTSICIIITVFLCPIWAGSQLHRLIERNFEKLADSLDACVAEYFKETEVSTNRNEDGDTNMKLQGFKCVLNSKGAEEAMANLARWEPAHGSFNFRHPWKLYVKIGAAMRRCAYCLENLSICINYETEAPDQVKKHFGEACMKLSSASSKILRELMEMMKNTRKSSKMDFLVFDMNSAVQELQETLKTVPVEKNKPKDEVPSEEDNNEDRAIPMSLHEILPVATLVSLLIENAARIQTTVEAVDELANLADFEQDFKKKTGDNNTKQPPLSS, encoded by the exons ATGGCATCACAAGAAGCAGGGAAGCTAGAGTGGAGGATAAGCGTAGACAATGGAACAACAGAGAGATTGGTTCCTAAATCGGTACTGAGTGTTAGGATCTTTCATTGGCTAAAGGATTTGGTAATGATGGTTATCGTGGAGCGCATCGCAAACTTTATGAGGAAAGCTTGGAGGATTGGGGCAGATGATCCGGCCAAAGTGGTACATTGTCTGAAAGTAGGACTTGCACTTTCATTGGTCTCAATCTTTTATTACATGAGACCTTTGTATGATGGTGTTGGAGGAAATGCTATGTGGGCTATCATGACTGTTGTCGTTGTCTTCGAGTCCAATGTTG GAGCAACATTCTCAAAATGTGTAAACAGAGTTGTGGCAACTATATTAGCTGGCTCACTAGGCATTGCTGTTCATTGGGTCGCCACTCAATCAGGGAAAGCTGAGGTTTTTGTGATTGGATGCTCTGTTTTCCTCTTTG CTTTCACAGCTACGTACTCGCGGTTTGTGCCGTCATTCAAAGCCAGATTCGACTACGGAGCAATGATTTTTATCCTCACATTTAGCCTTGTATCAGTAGGCGGTTATCGAGTAGATAAGCTAGTTGACATGGCTCAGCAAAGAGTATCAACTATTGCTATTGGAACATCTATCTGCATTATCATTACTGTCTTCTTGTGTCCCATTTGGGCAGGATCTCAGCTTCACCGTCTTATTGAACGTAACTTTGAAAAACTTGCCGATTCATTAGACG CCTGTGTAGCAGAGTACTTCAAGGAGACCGAAGTCTCGACGAATCGAAATGAAGATGGAGACACTAACATGAAGTTACAAGGATTCAAATGTGTGCTTAACTCTAAGGGAGCAGAGGAAGCCATG GCGAATCTAGCGAGATGGGAACCTGCACATGGAAGCTTTAACTTCCGGCATCCATGGAAGCTATATGTAAAGATAGGGGCTGCTATGCGCAGATGTGCTTATTGCCTTGAGAATCTCAGTATATGCATCAACTATGAAACAGAG GCTCCAGACCAGGTCAAGAAGCATTTCGGGGAAGCTTGTATGAAACTGAGCTCAGCTTCTTCAAAAATCTTAAGAGAATTAATGGAAATgatgaagaacacaagaaaatcaTCCAAGATGGATTTCCTGGTGTTTGATATGAACTCTGCAGTACAAGAGCTTCAAGAAACCTTAAAAACTGTTCCAGTTGAGAAAAACAAACCTAAAGACGAAGTCCCATCTGAAGAGGACAACAATGAAGATAGAGCCATACCGATGAGCCTACATGAAATCCTTCCGGTTGCCACTTTGGTTTCGTTGTTAATCGAAAACGCAGCTAGAATTCAAACAACCGTCGAAGCTGTCGATGAACTGGCGAATCTTGCAGATTTCGAACAggactttaaaaagaaaactggTGACAACAACACTAAACAACCACCACTAAGTTCTTAA